The following coding sequences lie in one Populus trichocarpa isolate Nisqually-1 chromosome 14, P.trichocarpa_v4.1, whole genome shotgun sequence genomic window:
- the LOC112324128 gene encoding LOW QUALITY PROTEIN: phosphoenolpyruvate carboxylase 1 (The sequence of the model RefSeq protein was modified relative to this genomic sequence to represent the inferred CDS: inserted 4 bases in 3 codons; substituted 3 bases at 3 genomic stop codons), which yields MKNFVFVQTNFIPLQGDMQNTATWFLEPLVLCYRSLCACGDXPIADGSLLDFLWQXSTFELLLVRLDIQQESDRHTDVLDAITKHLGIGSYREWSEEHRQEWLLTVLSGKRPLFGPDLPKTEEIAXVLDTCHVIAELPPDNVGAYIIPMATSLSDVLAVGLLXCECRVXQPLRXFSLFEKLAVLEAAPAAVARLFSINWYRNQIKGKQEVMIGYPDSGKDAGRLSAAWQLYEAQEELVKVAKEYGVKTRRAYPSCYITQPPGTICASLRLFVIPGTAPFPGKKEKKSNLAQKAHRM from the exons ATGAAGAACTTCGTGTTCGTCCAGACCAACTTCATCCCTCTTCAAGGAGATATGCAAAACACTGCTACATGG TTTCTCGAGCCTCTTGTACTCTGTTACAGATCACTCTGTGCCTGTGGTGATTGACCAATTGCAGACGGAAGCCTTCTTGATTTCTTATGGC GTTCTACCTTTGAGCTCTTACTTGTCAGACTTGATATCCAGCAGGAATCTGACAGGCACACTGATGTTCTAGATGCCATCACAAAGCACCTAGGCATTGGATCCTATCGAGAATGGTCTGAGGAACATAGGCAGGAATGGCTCTTAACTGTGCTCAGTGGCAAACGCCCTCTTTTTGGACCTGATCTTCCCAAAACTGAAGAAATTG GCGTACTTGACACCTGTCATGTCATTGCAGAACTTCCTCCAGACAATGTTGGTGCTTATATAATCCCAATGGCCACAAGCCTTTCTGATGTACTTGCTGTTGGGCTGTTATAGTGTGAGTGTCGTGTCTAACAACCACTAAG TTTTTCGTTGTTTGAAAAGCTGGCTGTTCTTGAAGCTGCTCCTGCTGCTGTGGCTCGTCTCTTCTCAATAAATTGGTATAGAAACCAGATCAAGGGAAAGCAAGAAGTCATGATAGGATACCCAGATTCTGGAAAGGATGCCGGGCGTCTCTCTGCTGCTTGGCAGCTGTACGAGGCTCAAGAAGAGCTTGTGAAGGTGGCAAAGGAATATGGGGTTAAGACGAGGAGGGCCTACCCATCTTGCTATATTACTCAACCACCTGGCACCATTTGTGCATCACTTCGTCTCTTCGTGATCCCGGGCACAGCGCCATTCCCAggcaagaaagagaaaaaatccaATCTAGCACAAAAAGCTCATCGGATGTGA